The Glycine soja cultivar W05 chromosome 6, ASM419377v2, whole genome shotgun sequence genome has a window encoding:
- the LOC114415821 gene encoding small nuclear ribonucleoprotein E-like, which produces MASTKVQRVMTQPINLIFRFLQSKARIQIWLFEQKDLRIEGRIIGFDEYMNLVLDDAEEVNVKKKSRKTLGRILLKGDNITLMMNTGK; this is translated from the exons ATGGCGAGTACCAAAGTTCAGAGGGTTATGACCCAACCTATT AACTTGATTTTCAGGTTTCTTCAGAGC AAAGCGCGCATTCAGATTTGGCTTTTTGAGCAGAAGGATTTGAGGATTGAAGGCCGAATCATC GGTtttgatgaatacatgaatttGGTTCTTGATGATGCTGAAGAAGTGAACGTCAAGAAGAAAAGCAGAAAGACATTAGGGAGGATCCTTCTTAAAGGAGACAACATAACCTTGATGATGAACAC GGGGAAATGA